In the genome of Conger conger chromosome 8, fConCon1.1, whole genome shotgun sequence, one region contains:
- the chrm2a gene encoding muscarinic acetylcholine receptor M2a has product MNGMELSNFTFLNGSEGNDTEPLLPESPYKTVEVVFIVLVAGSLSLVTVIGNILVMLSIKVNRNLQTVNNYFLFSLACADLIIGLCSMNLYTVYIVIGYWPLGPVVCDLWLALDYVVSNASVMNLLIISFDRYFCVTKPLSYPVKRTTKMAGMMIAAAWVLSFILWAPAILFWQFIVGGRTVPERECYIQFFSNAAVTFGTAIAAFYLPVITMSVLYWQISRASKSRVKKENRKPSGANQEALSPSHVRSHINKPNNNNVAADDAERSQIHNTENLANQHDGKLQNGKGPSNASGEGEGEGEEGVTENCTLGEEKESSNGSTSGSAAASQLKEEEPAQARKNCHTNANANPSPVPPRARAKAGGSKLTCIKIVTKSPKGDCYNTGNTTVEIVPGAEKQNLVTRKIVKMTKQPPKKKKAPPSREKKVTRTIMAILVAFVVTWTPYNVMVLINTFCSSCIPNTVWTIGYWLCYINSTVNPACYALCNVTFKKTFKHLLLCQYKNIRSAR; this is encoded by the coding sequence ATGAATGGAATGGAGCTGTCCAACTTCACCTTCCTCAATGGCTCTGAGGGGAACGACACCGAGCCGCTGTTGCCTGAAAGCCCCTACAAGACCGTGGAGGTGGTGTTCATCGTCCTGGTGGCTGGCTCTCTCAGTCTTGTCACGGTCATTGGCAACATCCTGGTCATGCTTTCCATAAAGGTCAACAGGAACCTGCAGACCGTCAACAACTACTTCCTCTTCAGCCTTGCATGCGCAGACCTGATCATTGGGCTTTGCTCCATGAACCTGTATACAGTGTATATTGTGATTGGCTACTGGCCGTTGGGGCCTGTGGTGTGTGACCTATGGCTGGCCCTGGACTATGTGGTCAGCAACGCCTCGGTCATGAACCTTCTCATCATCAGCTTTGACCGTTACTTTTGCGTTACCAAACCGCTCAGCTACCCAGTTAAAAGGACCACCAAGATGGCAGGCATGATGATTGCAGCAGCCTGGGTCCTGTCCTTCATCCTGTGGGCCCCGGCCATCCTCTTCTGGCAGTTCATTGTGGGCGGCCGGACAGTCCCAGAGAGGGAGTGCTACATCCAGTTCTTCTCCAACGCCGCAGTTACCTTCGGCACTGCTATCGCTGCCTTCTACCTGCCCGTTATCACCATGTCAGTGTTGTACTGGCAGATCTCCAGAGCCAGCAAGAGCCGTGTAAAGAAGGAGAACAGGAAGCCTTCTGGGGCTAACCAGGAGGCCCTTTCCCCCAGTCACGTTCGAAGCCACATCAACAAaccaaacaacaacaacgtGGCGGCGGACGACGCCGAGAGGAGCCAGATCCACAACACCGAGAACCTGGCCAACCAGCACGACGGGAAGCTGCAGAACGGCAAGGGCCCATCCAACGCCAGCGGGGAGGgcgaaggggagggggaggaaggcGTGACGGAGAACTGTACGCTGGGCGAGGAGAAGGAGAGCTCCAACGGCTCCACCTCGGGCAGCGCGGCGGCTTCTCagctgaaggaggaggagccggcGCAGGCCAGGAAAAACTGCCACACCAACGCCAACGCCAACCCCAGCCCCGTGCCTCCTCGAGCCCGGGCCAAGGCAGGGGGCTCCAAGCTGACCTGCATCAAGATTGTGACAAAGTCACCCAAAGGCGACTGCTACAACACCGGCAACACCACCGTGGAGATCGTGCCTGGCGCTGAGAAGCAGAACTTGGTGACCCGCAAGATTGTTAAGATGACCAAGCAGCCGCCCAAGAAGAAGAAAGCACCACCGTCGCGTGAGAAGAAGGTCACCCGCACCATCATGGCCATCCTGGTGGCCTTCGTGGTCACCTGGACGCCCTACAATGTCATGGTGCTCATCAACACCTTCTGCTCCAGCTGCATCCCCAACACCGTCTGGACCATCGGCTACTGGCTCTGCTACATCAACAGCACCGTAAACCCTGCCTGCTACGCCCTCTGCAACGTCACCTTCAAAAAGACCTTCAAACACCTCCTGCTCTGCCaatacaaaaacattaggtCAGCCAGATGA